A region from the Aeromicrobium choanae genome encodes:
- a CDS encoding NUDIX hydrolase: MTEPADSSPTLRDDDLVLEPTSGADDLHGFAVLHEGERIGTVALQSAQGKAGRRLGTMRWNLSSAPGAMVASRALRLAVGHAFDHLGWTRIEARVPADDALGQRAASIAGLRREGIARSPGGEPDLVLLGRIVDDPPAFSRDGFVAILNAGLPRKRVIGQGILRDRDGRVLLCELTYKREWDLPGGVVEVGESPATGLVRELEEELGVTVEVEGLVTMNWLPAWSRWDDACLFVFDLGVVDAELVEQMVLQRTEIAAVHWCDLDAVRERATLATTELLESLADAPLPAYREAPRQPDPVRDQAR, translated from the coding sequence GTGACCGAGCCTGCCGACTCCTCCCCCACCCTGCGCGACGACGACCTCGTGCTCGAGCCCACCTCCGGCGCCGACGACCTGCACGGCTTCGCGGTGCTGCACGAGGGAGAGCGCATCGGCACGGTGGCGCTGCAGAGCGCTCAGGGCAAGGCGGGCCGACGGCTCGGGACGATGCGCTGGAACCTCTCCTCCGCGCCGGGGGCCATGGTGGCCAGCCGAGCCCTGCGGCTGGCCGTGGGGCACGCGTTCGACCACCTCGGATGGACGCGGATCGAGGCGCGGGTCCCCGCCGACGACGCGCTGGGCCAGCGGGCCGCGTCCATCGCGGGGCTGCGACGCGAGGGCATCGCGCGGTCGCCCGGGGGCGAGCCGGACCTCGTGCTGCTGGGGCGGATCGTCGACGACCCGCCCGCCTTCAGCCGCGACGGCTTCGTCGCCATCCTCAACGCCGGTCTCCCGCGCAAGCGCGTCATCGGGCAGGGCATCCTGCGCGACCGCGACGGCCGCGTCCTGCTGTGCGAGCTGACGTACAAGCGCGAGTGGGACCTGCCCGGAGGCGTGGTCGAGGTCGGCGAGAGCCCCGCCACCGGCCTGGTGCGCGAGCTGGAGGAGGAGCTCGGGGTCACGGTCGAGGTCGAAGGTCTCGTGACGATGAACTGGCTGCCGGCGTGGAGCCGCTGGGACGACGCGTGCCTGTTCGTCTTCGACCTCGGCGTCGTCGACGCCGAGCTGGTCGAGCAGATGGTCCTGCAGCGCACCGAGATCGCGGCCGTGCACTGGTGCGACCTCGACGCGGTGCGCGAGCGCGCCACGCTGGCCACCACGGAGCTGCTCGAGTCGCTCGCCGACGCGCCGCTGCCGGCCTACCGCGAGGCGCCGCGCCAGCCCGACCCGGTGCGCGACCAGGCGCGCTGA
- a CDS encoding ABC transporter permease — MWWYIGRRILQAIPVLLGSTLLIYAMVFAMPGDPIVALFGEKPVSDAVRMEIEQQYNLDKPFLVQWLLFLGNAAQGDLGVSFSGRPVSELLAETIPVTFKLAFMALIIEGVLGIAAGFFAGLKRGKLFDSTMLVTSLLVIAVPIFVFGFTMQLIFGVKLGWAPVTVGGDASWDRLIIPAFVLGLVSFAYVLRLTRTSVVENLTADHVRTARAKGLTDGQVNRRHVLRNSLIPVVTYLGADLGTLMAGAIVTEGIFNIPGLGNLAFRAIQQKEGPTIVSVVTVMVLIYIVMSLIVDLLYAWLDPRIRYA; from the coding sequence ATGTGGTGGTACATCGGCCGGCGGATCCTGCAGGCCATCCCAGTCCTCTTGGGCTCCACGCTGCTCATCTACGCCATGGTCTTCGCCATGCCCGGCGACCCGATCGTCGCGCTGTTCGGCGAGAAGCCCGTCTCCGACGCGGTCCGCATGGAGATCGAGCAGCAGTACAACCTCGACAAGCCGTTCCTGGTGCAGTGGCTGCTCTTCCTGGGCAACGCGGCGCAGGGTGACCTGGGCGTCTCGTTCTCGGGCCGCCCCGTCAGCGAGCTGCTCGCGGAGACCATCCCGGTCACGTTCAAGCTCGCGTTCATGGCGCTGATCATCGAGGGCGTCCTGGGCATCGCTGCCGGCTTCTTCGCCGGCCTCAAGCGCGGCAAGCTCTTCGACTCGACGATGCTGGTGACCTCGCTGCTGGTCATCGCGGTCCCGATCTTCGTCTTCGGCTTCACGATGCAGCTGATCTTCGGCGTCAAGCTGGGGTGGGCACCGGTCACGGTCGGCGGCGACGCCAGCTGGGACCGCCTCATCATCCCGGCCTTCGTCCTGGGCCTGGTGTCGTTCGCCTACGTCCTGCGCCTCACCCGAACCTCCGTGGTGGAGAACCTCACCGCCGACCACGTGCGCACCGCGCGGGCGAAGGGCCTCACCGACGGGCAGGTCAACCGGCGCCACGTGCTGCGCAACTCGCTGATCCCCGTCGTGACCTACCTCGGTGCCGACCTGGGCACCCTGATGGCCGGGGCCATCGTGACCGAGGGCATCTTCAACATCCCCGGTCTGGGCAACCTGGCCTTCCGCGCCATCCAGCAGAAGGAGGGCCCCACGATCGTCTCGGTCGTCACGGTGATGGTCCTCATCTACATCGTCATGAGCCTGATCGTCGATCTCCTCTATGCCTGGCTCGACCCGAGGATCCGCTATGCCTGA
- a CDS encoding enoyl-CoA hydratase/isomerase family protein, with product MAEFVRLEVTDGVGTIRLDRPKMNALDAQVQTELLEAAREADRRDDVAAVVVWGGERVFAAGADVKEMADMGYPEMFRHGHLLQEFTRAVAGIGKPTVSAITGFALGGGLELALATDLRFCADDAKLGQPEILLGIIPGAGGTQRLARLIGPSKAKDIIYTGRFVGADEALALGLVDEVLPAAEVHDRAVAWASQFVGGPSIALRTAKDVVDRGLEVDLQTGLEIERAGFSALFATQDQADGMRSFVENGPGKATFTGR from the coding sequence ATGGCCGAATTCGTCCGACTCGAGGTGACCGACGGCGTCGGCACGATCCGCCTCGACCGGCCCAAGATGAACGCGCTCGACGCGCAGGTCCAGACCGAGCTGCTGGAGGCGGCACGCGAGGCCGATCGCCGCGACGACGTCGCCGCCGTCGTGGTCTGGGGCGGCGAGCGGGTCTTCGCTGCCGGCGCCGACGTCAAGGAGATGGCCGACATGGGCTACCCCGAGATGTTCCGCCACGGGCACCTGCTGCAGGAGTTCACGCGCGCCGTCGCCGGGATCGGCAAGCCGACCGTCTCGGCGATCACGGGCTTCGCCCTCGGCGGCGGACTCGAGCTGGCGCTGGCCACCGACCTGCGCTTCTGCGCCGACGACGCGAAGCTCGGCCAGCCCGAGATCCTGCTCGGCATCATCCCCGGAGCGGGCGGCACCCAGCGCCTCGCCCGGCTGATCGGTCCCTCGAAGGCCAAGGACATCATCTACACCGGCCGGTTCGTCGGCGCCGACGAGGCGCTCGCCCTCGGCCTGGTGGACGAGGTGCTGCCGGCGGCCGAGGTCCACGACCGCGCCGTGGCGTGGGCGTCGCAGTTCGTCGGCGGGCCGTCGATCGCGCTGCGCACGGCCAAGGACGTCGTCGACCGCGGTCTCGAGGTCGACCTGCAGACGGGCCTGGAGATCGAGCGGGCCGGCTTCAGCGCGCTGTTCGCCACGCAGGACCAGGCCGACGGGATGCGCTCCTTCGTCGAGAACGGGCCCGGCAAGGCCACCTTCACCGGGAGGTGA
- a CDS encoding tetratricopeptide repeat protein has product MSFSQPGAFDLSSLATPRPTPPSGGGAPAPEGAVYVIDVTEADFQQVVDSSMQHLVVLSVWSTRSPQSVEFNEVLARATSAYGGALQLAKVDADTNPGIAQALQVQAVPFVVGLVQGRPVPLFQGTVDDAEVKRFFDELVRLAQQNGLNGRAQPSGGAPVDAPEEPEEDPRFAAADEAYSRGDFDAAIAEYEALLAQAPGDTEVAERLAATRLYARVAGADLQQARQAAADAPNDVDAQLLVADLDVTGGHVEDAFLRLIELIKRTGEDDRDRVREHLLELFTVVGLSDQRVALARRSLAAALF; this is encoded by the coding sequence ATGAGCTTCTCGCAGCCCGGTGCGTTCGACCTGTCCTCGCTGGCCACGCCGCGTCCCACGCCCCCGTCCGGTGGGGGCGCTCCCGCTCCTGAGGGAGCGGTCTACGTCATCGACGTCACCGAGGCCGACTTCCAGCAGGTGGTCGATTCCTCGATGCAGCACCTCGTGGTGCTGAGCGTCTGGTCGACCCGCTCGCCGCAGAGCGTCGAGTTCAACGAGGTCCTCGCGCGGGCCACGTCCGCCTACGGTGGCGCGCTGCAGCTGGCGAAGGTCGACGCCGACACCAACCCCGGCATCGCCCAGGCGCTGCAGGTGCAGGCCGTGCCGTTCGTGGTGGGCCTCGTGCAGGGCCGGCCCGTGCCCCTCTTCCAGGGCACCGTGGACGACGCCGAGGTCAAGCGGTTCTTCGACGAGCTCGTGCGGCTCGCGCAGCAGAACGGCCTCAACGGCCGTGCCCAGCCGTCCGGGGGCGCGCCCGTCGACGCCCCGGAGGAGCCGGAGGAGGATCCGCGCTTCGCCGCCGCCGACGAGGCCTACTCGCGCGGCGACTTCGACGCAGCGATCGCCGAGTACGAGGCGCTGCTGGCGCAGGCCCCCGGCGACACCGAGGTGGCCGAGCGGCTCGCGGCCACGAGGCTCTACGCCCGCGTGGCCGGTGCCGACCTGCAGCAGGCGCGTCAGGCCGCCGCCGACGCTCCGAACGACGTCGATGCCCAGCTGCTCGTGGCCGACCTCGACGTCACCGGCGGACACGTCGAGGACGCGTTCCTGCGGCTCATCGAGCTCATCAAGCGCACCGGGGAGGACGACCGCGACCGCGTCCGCGAGCACCTGCTCGAGTTGTTCACCGTGGTCGGCCTGAGCGATCAGCGGGTGGCGCTGGCCCGGCGCTCCCTGGCCGCCGCCCTGTTCTGA
- a CDS encoding electron transfer flavoprotein subunit beta/FixA family protein — protein sequence MTKIVVAVKYVPDATADRTFDADNTVDRENVDGLLSELDEYAVEQALQVVEAGDGEVTVLTVGPADASDAVRKALQMGADAGVHVEDDAIAGSDAFATSLVLAKAIEKLDYDMVFFGMGSTDAGMGVVPTLVAERLGLPAITFASEISVDGDTVKIRRDGDAATHQIEATGKLVVSVTDQTGEARYPSFKGIMAAKKKPVEEWSLADLGIDAAEVGLDNAWTKVESTTPRPPRTAGEIVTDEGDGGTKLVEFLASKKFV from the coding sequence GTGACCAAGATCGTTGTCGCTGTGAAGTACGTGCCGGACGCCACGGCGGACCGCACGTTCGACGCTGATAACACTGTCGATCGTGAGAACGTCGACGGGCTTCTGTCCGAGCTCGACGAGTACGCGGTCGAGCAGGCCCTGCAGGTGGTCGAGGCCGGTGACGGTGAGGTCACCGTCCTGACCGTCGGCCCGGCCGATGCCTCGGACGCGGTCCGCAAGGCCCTGCAGATGGGCGCCGACGCCGGCGTCCACGTCGAGGACGACGCCATCGCCGGATCCGACGCGTTCGCGACGTCGCTGGTCCTGGCGAAGGCCATCGAGAAGCTCGACTACGACATGGTGTTCTTCGGCATGGGCTCCACCGACGCCGGCATGGGCGTCGTTCCCACGCTGGTCGCCGAGCGCCTCGGCCTGCCCGCCATCACCTTCGCGTCGGAGATCTCGGTCGACGGCGACACGGTCAAGATCCGTCGTGACGGCGATGCCGCCACGCACCAGATCGAGGCCACCGGCAAGCTCGTCGTGTCGGTCACCGACCAGACGGGCGAGGCCCGCTACCCGTCCTTCAAGGGCATCATGGCCGCGAAGAAGAAGCCGGTCGAGGAGTGGAGCCTGGCTGATCTGGGCATCGACGCGGCCGAGGTCGGCCTCGACAACGCCTGGACCAAGGTCGAGTCCACGACCCCCCGCCCGCCGCGCACCGCCGGCGAGATCGTCACCGACGAGGGAGACGGCGGCACCAAGCTCGTCGAGTTCCTCGCGTCCAAGAAGTTCGTGTGA
- a CDS encoding PH domain-containing protein, whose translation MTERPAIETAPPPVTARFWRRLREPFPDPENHVALNTRLNPRSGERVLQIVPKHVAVYWTLPAAALASMGCLVVLLFHWNSGPAQALWLLSLVVTVAAAVRAFVEWRDVFVVTNWRVVRLSGVLTARVATMPINRILDMTMTRSVWGRALGYGHFVFESAAQEQGLREIKFVPDILAVDREINNAVNRENRRRERMMAATRDRTLDGGPDEGERTEPIRGL comes from the coding sequence ATGACCGAGCGACCAGCGATCGAGACGGCGCCCCCGCCTGTCACGGCGCGGTTCTGGCGACGCCTGCGCGAGCCGTTCCCCGATCCCGAGAACCATGTCGCGCTGAACACGCGCCTCAATCCCCGCAGCGGCGAGCGGGTCCTGCAGATCGTCCCCAAGCACGTGGCCGTCTACTGGACCCTGCCCGCCGCGGCGCTGGCCTCCATGGGCTGCCTCGTGGTCCTGCTGTTCCACTGGAACTCCGGTCCGGCCCAGGCGCTGTGGCTCCTGTCGCTCGTCGTCACCGTAGCGGCGGCCGTGCGCGCGTTCGTGGAGTGGCGCGACGTCTTCGTGGTCACGAACTGGCGGGTCGTGCGGCTCAGCGGTGTGCTGACCGCGCGGGTGGCGACGATGCCGATCAACCGCATCCTCGACATGACCATGACGCGCTCGGTGTGGGGCCGTGCGCTCGGCTACGGCCACTTCGTCTTCGAGTCGGCCGCGCAGGAGCAGGGTCTGCGCGAGATCAAGTTCGTTCCGGACATCCTGGCGGTCGACCGAGAGATCAACAATGCCGTGAACCGGGAGAACCGCCGGCGTGAGCGGATGATGGCCGCGACGCGCGACCGGACGCTGGACGGTGGGCCCGACGAGGGCGAACGCACCGAGCCGATCCGCGGTCTGTGA
- a CDS encoding electron transfer flavoprotein subunit alpha/FixB family protein encodes MSEVLVLIEAPQGKVTKPSLELLTIARRIGEPSAVVFGDADTSVLTEYGAEKIYTYADSAFEEYLVAPKAEALAALVADKAPAAVLVPSSSEGKEIAARVALKSDSGLITDAVDVTVDGGAITTTQMAFAGNFTVAAQVTQGAPVIAVKPNSAAPEAVAGAGAVEAVSFDVPDSAKKVKIVASEPRVSTGRPELTEAAIVVSGGRGTGGDFTEVEALADALGAAVGASRAAVDSGWKPHTFQVGQTGKTVSPQLYVANGISGAIQHRAGMQTSKTIVAVNKDEEAPIFELVDFGVVGDIKSVLPQATEEINKRKG; translated from the coding sequence ATGAGTGAAGTTCTCGTTCTGATCGAAGCCCCCCAGGGCAAGGTCACGAAGCCCTCGCTGGAGCTCCTGACGATCGCCCGTCGCATCGGCGAGCCGTCGGCCGTCGTGTTCGGCGACGCCGACACCAGCGTCCTGACCGAGTACGGCGCGGAGAAGATCTACACCTACGCCGACAGCGCCTTCGAGGAGTACCTCGTGGCGCCCAAGGCCGAGGCCCTGGCCGCGCTGGTCGCCGACAAGGCGCCCGCCGCCGTGCTGGTGCCGTCGAGCTCGGAGGGCAAGGAGATCGCGGCCCGCGTCGCGCTGAAGTCCGACTCCGGCCTGATCACCGACGCCGTCGACGTGACCGTCGACGGTGGCGCGATCACCACCACCCAGATGGCGTTCGCCGGCAACTTCACCGTCGCTGCGCAGGTCACCCAGGGTGCGCCGGTCATCGCCGTGAAGCCGAACTCGGCCGCTCCGGAGGCCGTGGCCGGCGCCGGTGCCGTCGAGGCCGTCTCGTTCGACGTCCCCGACTCGGCCAAGAAGGTCAAGATCGTGGCGTCCGAGCCGCGCGTCTCCACCGGCCGTCCCGAGCTGACCGAGGCCGCCATCGTGGTCTCCGGCGGCCGTGGCACCGGTGGCGACTTCACCGAGGTCGAGGCCCTGGCCGACGCCCTCGGTGCGGCCGTGGGCGCCTCGCGCGCCGCGGTGGACTCGGGCTGGAAGCCGCACACGTTCCAGGTCGGCCAGACCGGCAAGACCGTGTCGCCCCAGCTGTACGTCGCCAACGGCATCTCCGGTGCGATCCAGCACCGCGCCGGCATGCAGACGTCCAAGACGATCGTCGCGGTCAACAAGGACGAGGAGGCGCCGATCTTCGAGCTCGTCGACTTCGGCGTCGTCGGTGACATCAAGTCGGTCCTGCCCCAGGCGACCGAGGAGATCAACAAGCGCAAGGGCTGA
- a CDS encoding GNAT family N-acetyltransferase: protein MTDPRIRPATPDDVGAMVRLVHDLAAYERAPEQCVLTETMLHERLFGERPALFAHVAEVDGAVVGLAVWFLNFSTWDGVHGIYLEDLFVDPAHRGTGLGHALLTRLAQVCVERGYSRMQWQVLDWNTPSIEFYESLGAVDLADWRTYRLAGEPLRALGSPS from the coding sequence ATGACCGATCCGCGGATCCGCCCCGCCACCCCCGACGACGTGGGCGCCATGGTGCGCCTCGTCCACGACCTCGCGGCGTACGAGCGCGCGCCCGAGCAGTGCGTGCTGACCGAGACGATGCTCCACGAGCGCCTCTTCGGCGAGCGGCCCGCCCTGTTCGCCCACGTCGCCGAGGTGGACGGCGCGGTCGTCGGCCTGGCGGTGTGGTTCCTCAACTTCTCCACGTGGGACGGCGTGCACGGGATCTACCTCGAGGACCTCTTCGTCGACCCGGCGCACCGCGGCACCGGACTCGGCCACGCGCTGCTGACGCGCCTGGCGCAGGTGTGCGTGGAACGGGGCTACAGCCGCATGCAGTGGCAGGTGCTCGACTGGAACACCCCGTCGATCGAGTTCTACGAGTCCCTGGGCGCCGTGGACCTGGCCGACTGGCGGACCTATCGCCTCGCGGGGGAGCCGCTCCGGGCCCTCGGCTCGCCGTCCTGA
- a CDS encoding ABC transporter permease produces MPEFPIDLPPKSLPGQERFVAPVEVTPLADTGSFDDSRSPESQWKQAWKRLRKNWIFWVSVVILFFVVIVVLFPQLFTDIDPTRADLSRSLEGPSEGHIAGFDKQGYDVFARTIYGARASVLVGFLCTLVVTIPGVIFGAMAGFYGGLSDTFISRVADIFFAIPLLLGALVGLSIINNLWPDRGYWGFILTVVFALAAFGWPQVLRISRGAVLEVKSLEFVDAARAIGKTRRANLWGHVVPNSLAPVIVLATVSLGVYIVAEATLSFLGLGLPTSIVSWGNDISAAQNQVRSGERLGVMFWPASALALTSLGFILLGDAVSDALDPKSRNRE; encoded by the coding sequence ATGCCTGAGTTCCCCATCGACCTCCCCCCGAAGAGCCTGCCCGGCCAGGAGCGCTTCGTCGCCCCCGTCGAGGTGACGCCCCTCGCGGACACCGGCTCGTTCGACGACTCCCGCAGCCCCGAGAGCCAGTGGAAGCAGGCGTGGAAGCGCCTCCGGAAGAACTGGATCTTCTGGGTCTCGGTCGTCATCTTGTTCTTCGTCGTGATCGTGGTCCTGTTCCCGCAGCTGTTCACCGACATCGACCCCACGCGCGCCGACCTGAGCCGTAGCCTCGAGGGCCCCAGCGAGGGCCACATCGCCGGCTTCGACAAGCAGGGCTACGACGTGTTCGCCCGCACCATCTACGGCGCCCGCGCCTCGGTGCTGGTGGGCTTCCTGTGCACGCTCGTCGTCACGATCCCGGGCGTGATCTTCGGGGCGATGGCCGGCTTCTACGGTGGCCTGTCCGACACGTTCATCTCGCGCGTGGCCGACATCTTCTTCGCGATCCCGCTGCTGCTGGGCGCCCTGGTCGGCCTGTCGATCATCAACAACCTGTGGCCCGACCGCGGCTACTGGGGCTTCATCCTCACCGTGGTGTTCGCCCTGGCGGCGTTCGGCTGGCCCCAGGTGCTGCGCATCTCGCGCGGTGCCGTCCTGGAGGTCAAGAGCCTCGAGTTCGTCGATGCGGCGCGCGCCATCGGCAAGACCCGTCGCGCCAACCTGTGGGGCCACGTGGTGCCGAACTCGCTCGCTCCGGTGATCGTGCTGGCGACCGTGTCGCTGGGCGTCTACATCGTGGCCGAGGCCACGCTGTCGTTCCTGGGCCTGGGCCTGCCGACCAGCATCGTCTCGTGGGGCAACGACATCTCGGCCGCGCAGAACCAGGTGCGCTCCGGCGAGCGGCTCGGCGTGATGTTCTGGCCCGCCTCGGCGCTGGCCCTGACGTCGCTGGGATTCATCCTGCTGGGCGACGCCGTGAGCGACGCCCTCGATCCGAAGTCGAGGAACCGCGAATGA
- a CDS encoding peptide ABC transporter substrate-binding protein, with translation MRTRRSALAGVALAAVASLTLAACSSGGDDDNGGSDSTDAVITAYSTEPQNPLVTTNTNEVGGGNIIDLIYAGLVSYKADGSQELEVAESIESEDNKVWTIKLKDWQFTDGTPVTAESFVKAWNYGAAAENAQLSSYFYYPIEGTDDEGIILDKGSEMSGLKVVDEKTFEVTLKNPEALFPLRLGYSAYFPLPEAAFADIAAFGKAPIGNGPYKLDSWENNVEAVMSPNEDYDGNRPAKNGGVTFKFYTNPDSAYSDVQAGNLDVLDQAPPSALTTFKTDDSVQAFEAAGTVNSTITIPESLDHFSGEEGNLRRQALSRAINRKEITDKIFDGTRSPAKEFSSELMPEYTEDIPGAEVLEFDADEAKKLWSEADAIAPWSGKFVIAYNGDGPGNKEWVEALTNQLKNNLGIDAQPKAYATFAELRTKVTDRTIGTAFRTGWQPDYPSVYNYLGPIFGTGAGSNDGDYTNKEFDKLLSDALSAEGDEQAKLLADAQAILMEELPALPLWNTNVAAVAATGVENVEFNWQNKPEYQNITK, from the coding sequence ATGCGAACTCGGCGTTCAGCCCTCGCAGGTGTCGCCCTCGCCGCAGTTGCCAGCCTCACCCTGGCGGCCTGCTCGAGTGGTGGCGACGACGACAACGGCGGTTCGGATTCGACCGATGCGGTCATCACCGCGTACAGCACCGAGCCCCAGAACCCGCTGGTCACGACCAACACGAACGAGGTCGGTGGCGGCAACATCATCGACCTGATCTACGCGGGCCTGGTCTCGTACAAGGCTGACGGCTCCCAGGAGCTCGAGGTCGCCGAGTCGATCGAGTCCGAGGACAACAAGGTCTGGACGATCAAGCTCAAGGACTGGCAGTTCACCGACGGCACCCCGGTCACGGCCGAGTCGTTCGTCAAGGCGTGGAACTACGGTGCCGCGGCCGAGAACGCCCAGCTCTCCTCCTACTTCTACTACCCGATCGAGGGCACCGACGACGAGGGCATCATCCTCGACAAGGGCTCCGAGATGTCGGGTCTGAAGGTCGTCGACGAGAAGACCTTCGAGGTCACGCTCAAGAACCCCGAGGCGCTCTTCCCGCTGCGTCTGGGCTACTCGGCCTACTTCCCGCTGCCCGAGGCCGCGTTCGCCGACATCGCGGCGTTCGGCAAGGCCCCGATCGGCAACGGCCCCTACAAGCTCGACTCGTGGGAGAACAACGTCGAGGCCGTCATGTCCCCGAACGAGGACTACGACGGAAACCGCCCCGCCAAGAACGGCGGCGTGACGTTCAAGTTCTACACGAACCCGGACTCGGCCTACTCCGACGTCCAGGCGGGCAACCTCGACGTGCTCGACCAGGCTCCGCCGAGCGCCCTCACGACGTTCAAGACCGACGACTCGGTCCAGGCGTTCGAGGCGGCCGGCACGGTCAACAGCACGATCACGATCCCCGAGTCGCTGGATCACTTCTCCGGTGAAGAGGGCAACCTGCGTCGCCAGGCCCTGAGCCGTGCGATCAACCGCAAGGAGATCACGGACAAGATCTTCGACGGCACCCGTTCGCCGGCGAAGGAGTTCAGCTCCGAGCTGATGCCCGAGTACACCGAGGACATCCCCGGTGCCGAGGTCCTGGAGTTTGACGCCGACGAGGCCAAGAAGCTCTGGTCCGAGGCCGACGCCATCGCCCCGTGGTCGGGCAAGTTCGTCATCGCGTACAACGGTGACGGACCCGGCAACAAGGAGTGGGTCGAGGCGCTGACCAACCAGCTCAAGAACAACCTCGGCATCGACGCCCAGCCCAAGGCCTACGCCACGTTCGCCGAGCTGCGCACGAAGGTCACCGATCGCACGATCGGCACCGCGTTCCGTACCGGTTGGCAGCCCGACTACCCGTCGGTCTACAACTACCTCGGTCCGATCTTCGGCACGGGCGCCGGCTCGAACGACGGTGACTACACCAACAAGGAGTTCGACAAGCTCCTGTCCGACGCGCTGAGCGCCGAGGGCGACGAGCAGGCCAAGCTGCTGGCTGATGCCCAGGCCATCCTCATGGAGGAGCTCCCGGCTCTCCCGCTCTGGAACACCAACGTCGCGGCTGTCGCGGCCACGGGTGTCGAGAACGTGGAGTTCAACTGGCAGAACAAGCCGGAATACCAGAACATCACCAAGTGA